A segment of the Sesamum indicum cultivar Zhongzhi No. 13 unplaced genomic scaffold, S_indicum_v1.0 scaffold00157, whole genome shotgun sequence genome:
ttacccctccatctaTGAGAAGCCCACTCAATGTCGTTCacccagtctctattgggccaatgaAATTGTACCTTTCTCCGGAttgctgtgagacactgtcggCTAAATCTGCACTAGAAGAAAAGGTGTGAATGTGTCTCTATTGCCCCCTCGTTACAAAGTATGCAATCACCAAAGTGAgataaccatggtttgtctgtcaTAGGCAGcttgccaagaatagcaagccataggatgaataagtgacgtggaatctttagcgagcccgaaagtagcgaagcccaacctactttcggtcctgggggatcaaaTAAACTGTAGAGAGACTGTGTTGTGGGTCGACCCTNNNNNNNNNNNNNNNNNNNNNNNNNNNNNNNNNNNNNNNNNNNNNNNNNNNNNNNNNNNNNNNNNNNNNNNNNNNNNNNNNNNNNNNNNNNNNNNNNNNNNNNNNNNNNNNNNNNNNNNNNNNNNNNNNNNNNNNNNNNNNNNNNNNNNNNNNNNNNNNNNNNNNNNNNNNNNNNNNNNNNNNNNNNNNNNNNNNNNNNNNNNNNNNNNNNNNNNNNNNNNNNNNNNNNNNNNNNNNNNNNNNNNNNNNNNNNNNNNNNNNNNNNNNNNNNNNNNNNNNNNNNNNNNNNNNNNNNNNNNNNNNNNNNNNNNNNNNNAGACTGTGTTGTGGGTCAACCCTAATCAAATCTCCATACGATCCGGTCATCTCCTCCATGGATTGTGGGTaatacatgtgtgatctccaagcaCTCGAAATCCGTGATAAGCGGCCACTGCCATTCTCCTCCACCTGActcctcaagtctaaggagCCTCGGTCCATGTGGAAATATCTGAATAAGAGGTCCGAGgtaatgccacgggtcctgccaaaggtgAAACTTCCGCCCATCTCCGATTTGGTAGTCCACCATAGGACGGAGAAAAATCCGTAGACGCAGGAGTTTCCTCCAACTCCATGAACCTCCATGATCTCGGATTGTCCATATGGAAGTGTCTCGTAACCGGTCATGGTatagccattcaacccaaatagaGGTTCGATCACACTGaatgatatcacagagtttcttagTCATTAAGGCTCGATTCAAGGTAGtaatgtccttgaacccaagacCTCCCTCGTCCATCGGCCTACACAAttctttccatgctaccttagCATAGCCACTATTTATTGGGCCCTTCCATAAGAAGTTTATcagcctcttctcaattttgtTCGTAACTCTCTTTGGTAAAATGAACGCTGAAACCCAATAAAAGCTCAACTgcatgagtacagatttaataatttgtaccctaCCGGCATATGAAAGTGTCattccctcccaaccagcaatacaTTTATCGATTTTCACCAATAATGGTTGACAATCAGCAATAGTTAATCTGGAGGATAATAGAGGTAGACCTAAATACCTCAGTAGAAGGAGTCCCTCCTGAAATCCGAGTGCTTCCAGCATCTCCTCATGTAAACCTTGTGTTGACCGCGAAATAATAAGATGATTTTTCTGTACGTTCAGTCGGAGGCCCGACCAAACGGCAAATCGATCCAGCCCTCTATTAAGGACCTCAATAGAGTCCATATCCGCACGGCAGAATAACAACAAGCCATCAGCAAATCCCAGCTGAAAAATCCAAGCTgaatcacacttccaatgaaaagaaaagagcccATCCTGGTCAATCATCTGTAGGTATCCCAAGTATAATACCTCCATGACGAGGACAAAAAGGTACGGTGATAGAGGATCCCCCTGTCGAAGTCCTCTTGCACTCAAAAAGAATCCATGTGGCTTTCCATTCAATCCTATTGAGAAGGATGGTGTAGTGACAcattcctcaatccacctgaTAAATGTGGGTAGAAACCCAAAAAGTTCCAAAACCACAACTAGGAAATCCCATTAAACTGAATCATACGCCTTTCTAATGTCAACTTTTAACGCGCATCTGGGAGGTAGGCGTGATTGATTGTATCCCGAGAAAAGTTCCTGAGCTAGCATGATATTGTCTACGATACTTCTGCTAGGAACGAATGCTGCTTGGCATGGGCTAATGACTTTGTCCAATACCATACTGAGTCTTTTGACAATAagtttggcaataatcttgtaGAGGACATTGCAGCAAGAAATAGGTCGAAAATCACCAACGGAcataggggaatgtaccttCGGGATAAGCGCCAATATTGTGGTATTGATTTGTTTCAAGAGCCTCCCGGTAGTGAAGAAATCTAACACTGCCCTCGTAACCTCGCCTTCCACAATCGGCCAGgcagctttgaagaagcctGACGAGTACCCATCAGGACCCGGTGCCTTATCCTCTGCAATATCGAACACTGCCTCTTTGACATCCGAGGGGGTGAATGGTGATAAAAGAGAATTGGTTTCATCCTCAGTCACCAGATGTctagcccacggtctgagGAACCGAATATCAATCATGTCCCAACGTCTTTGTCCTCCCAAACGGATACGATAATAAGctacaaattcattgataacaGCCTCCTGCTCCGTGTGAGTGATCCCGtgctcatcattaatttgtaaaattctcCTTGTTGCCCGTCTCTATGCAATCTTGCGAAAAAACACCCTAGAGCATTGATCACCATCTTTCATCCACTCCATTTTTGCTCTCTGATGTAACATGGTTTGTTCGAGCTTCGCTGCTTTGGCCAAAACCATCCGACAACAGTGCTCCAAGAATAAGATACTTCCTCCTGCCTGTTTGCACTAACCAGGTTTTGTGCCGCCTCAAGAAATCCCTTTGCCAACTGTACATTGTGCGATAAATCtcccttatttctcctttgttcCCGGAAGATTGGTTTCAGTGCTTTAAGTTTCCGAGTTACCGCATACATCGGGACACCAACTACTTCATGTTTCCAAAcattctgcacactgggaataaaTTTTGGTGAGAGGGTAAGATAATTGTCAAAacggaacatacctccaaaCTGCTGCTGTCTTACCCCACATAACACTAGTGGTGAGTGATCCGAGGTACGCAGGGTGAGGCTGAAATATGCGGATGTGGGGAATCGGGCAATCCATGTATCATTAATGAGCATCCTATCAAGTCGCTTCCATAGATTACGTGGACTTGCACTACAATTGTGCCACGTGTACCATTCTCCTTGCATGGGCAGAGGTAACAATCCGGCATTCTGGATACAATAATTGAATTCCTCCATTGCAGGCCGTATGTCACCAGAAGCTCCACAGATTTCACTGAGATCAcgtactgcattaaaatcACCTCCGACTAGCCACGGAGTATCCACGCACTGGATGGCAATTGTACTAAGTGAATCCCAAAGTGAGCTTCTGTCCGCTAGCTCTGTAGCCCCATAAATGACAGTAATATCAACTGATTCCTGAAGAGCTCGGATAGTGACATGACTGTGTAAAAATTGTGTACTCAACTCAACCACAGTaacatcaagaaaattgtCATCCCAGCCAATCCAGATACGATTACCCGTCAACGCATAATTcataaaccatttccaatgaggtaaTAAAAAAGACTGAATATGAGAAGCATTATTAACTCGTACtcgagtttcaaggagaccaATGAAAtttaacctgaactcagccaCAAGATCCTTTACTGCAAGCTGATGGTCCctcttgttcaggccacgcACATTCCAAAGCCATATTCAACATAGATCACCATACTTGGGGCTGCTTGCCTTAGGACCCCTATTAGCGTCATCTGCATCTTCAAGCATCTGTAAGACgtcaaaagtattataaatgACTAACGCCTTACCCTTATCCTCACGTCTCTTTTCACGATGAGTGGGAGACGCATGTATGTCTGACCGTGGTGAAGTACCTTCCAACGGCGGTAAAGAAGAACTCCGAGAAGGAACTGCAAGTGCATCCCCCGATGGTTCAACGCGTTTGTTCTGCATTCGAGGTACCCGTGATCCTCTTGACTTTGGTTCATAAACGGACACTGGTGGCTTAGTGGGCTTGCCTATTTTATTCAATGAACAATCTTTTATAGAGTGGCCTAAGCTCATGCATCCCGTACACTTCGGGGGAACCCATTCATATTCGACATCAACCTTGCAAGGCGTTTCCCCTCCTTCCTCGTTCGGggtcatgatgatgatgtgtttCGGTAGTGTTGAGGTGATATCAAGCATgacgcatacacgagcaaaaTCCAGCCTCATGCATGCTCTCGTTATGGCATCCGGGTATAGAGGTTTTCCCACTCCACTGGCCACCGTACTAAGGCCCTCTTCTGTCCATAATTCCACTGGAAGGTGTCGTAATTTAATCCAAACAGGTACCTCTGTATGCTTTAGTTTTCTCAAAACCATTCCCGGCTCCCATTTTTGTAATACTATTGGCTGAACCTGAAAAAGCTACGGTCCTCCTTCAATGATATCTTCCATCGCAGTAATTGTTttgaactgaaaaaagaagaacccATTATTGGTAGCTGTAACCTCA
Coding sequences within it:
- the LOC105179437 gene encoding uncharacterized protein LOC105179437, translating into MNYALTGNRIWIGWDDNFLDVTVVELSTQFLHSHVTIRALQESVDITVIYGATELADRSSLWDSLSTIAIQCVDTPWLVGGDFNAVRDLSEICGASGDIRPAMEEFNYCIQNAGLLPLPMQGEWYTWHNCSASPRNLWKRLDRMLINDTWIARFPTSAYFSLTLRTSDHSPLVLCGVRQQQFGGMFRFDNYLTLSPKFIPSVQNVWKHEVVGVPMYAVTRKLKALKPIFREQRRNKGDLSHNVQLAKGFLEAAQNLVSANRQEEVSYSWSTVVGWFWPKQRSSNKPCYIREQKWSG